The Kluyvera intermedia genome window below encodes:
- a CDS encoding Na+/H+ antiporter, with product MEIFFTILIMTLVVSLSGVVTRVLPFQIPLPLMQIAIGAMLAWPTFGLHVEFDPELFLVLFIPPLLFADGWKTPTREFIEHGREIFGLALALVLVTVVGIGFLIYWIVPGIPLIPAFALAAVLSPTDAVALSGIVGEGRIPKKIMGILQGEALMNDASGLVSLKFAVAVAMGTMIFTVGGATVEFLKVAIGGILAGFVVSWLYGRSMRFLSRWGGDEPATQIVLLFLLPFASYLIAEHIGVSGILAAVAAGMTITRSGVMRTAPLAMRLRANSTWAMLEFVFNGMVFLLLGLQLPDILHSSLVAAEADPNVETWMLFTDIILIYAALMFVRFGWLWTMSKLSQRFLKKKPMEFGSWTTRELLISTVAGVRGAITLAGVLSIPLLLPSGDVFPARYELVFLAAGVILFSLFVGVIALPILLRHIESTDNVQQRKEERLARAATADVAIVAIQKMEERLAADTEENIDNQLLTEVSSRVIGNLRRRVDGRNDVETSMLEEQLERRFRLAALRSERGELYHLRATRQISNETLQKLLHDLDLLEALLIEDA from the coding sequence ATGGAAATATTCTTTACCATACTTATTATGACCCTTGTGGTTTCGCTCTCCGGGGTGGTGACACGCGTACTGCCTTTCCAGATTCCACTTCCTTTAATGCAAATTGCCATTGGTGCCATGCTGGCATGGCCGACATTTGGTTTGCATGTTGAATTCGACCCCGAACTGTTCCTCGTACTGTTCATCCCACCGCTGCTGTTTGCGGATGGCTGGAAGACACCCACGCGCGAGTTTATTGAACACGGTAGGGAGATCTTCGGGCTAGCGCTGGCGCTCGTGCTGGTGACGGTTGTCGGGATTGGCTTCCTGATTTACTGGATTGTCCCTGGCATTCCGCTGATTCCGGCGTTCGCGCTGGCGGCAGTCCTGTCGCCAACCGATGCTGTTGCGCTCTCCGGCATTGTTGGTGAAGGGCGCATTCCGAAAAAGATCATGGGCATTTTGCAGGGGGAGGCGCTGATGAACGACGCCTCCGGCCTGGTGTCGTTGAAGTTTGCCGTCGCGGTGGCGATGGGTACGATGATCTTCACCGTAGGCGGTGCGACAGTAGAGTTCCTCAAAGTGGCGATAGGCGGCATTCTGGCGGGCTTTGTGGTCAGTTGGCTATATGGCCGCTCCATGCGTTTCCTGAGTCGCTGGGGCGGTGATGAACCGGCCACGCAGATTGTGCTGCTGTTCCTGTTACCGTTCGCTTCCTACCTGATTGCTGAACATATCGGCGTTTCCGGTATCCTGGCGGCGGTTGCTGCGGGGATGACCATCACCCGTTCAGGCGTGATGCGTACCGCACCGTTGGCGATGCGCCTGCGTGCTAACAGCACCTGGGCGATGCTGGAATTCGTGTTTAACGGCATGGTTTTCCTGCTGTTGGGCCTGCAATTGCCGGATATCCTCCATAGCTCGCTGGTGGCGGCTGAGGCCGATCCGAACGTTGAAACCTGGATGCTGTTTACCGATATCATCCTGATTTATGCCGCGCTGATGTTTGTACGTTTTGGCTGGTTGTGGACGATGAGCAAATTAAGTCAGCGTTTCTTGAAAAAGAAACCGATGGAGTTTGGTTCGTGGACCACGCGTGAACTGCTTATCTCAACGGTTGCCGGGGTGCGTGGGGCCATTACGCTGGCGGGTGTGCTTTCTATCCCGCTGCTGCTGCCGTCCGGTGATGTTTTCCCGGCGCGTTATGAACTGGTGTTCCTGGCCGCGGGTGTGATTCTGTTCTCGCTGTTTGTGGGTGTGATTGCGCTGCCGATTCTGCTGCGCCATATCGAATCGACCGACAATGTTCAGCAGCGCAAAGAAGAGCGGTTAGCGCGGGCAGCAACGGCGGACGTGGCGATTGTGGCTATCCAGAAAATGGAAGAGCGTCTGGCGGCGGATACCGAAGAGAATATCGATAACCAATTGCTGACCGAGGTGAGTTCGCGCGTCATTGGTAACCTGCGTCGTCGGGTTGATGGGCGAAATGACGTCGAAACATCGATGCTGGAAGAGCAACTGGAACGTCGCTTCCGCCTGGCGGCGCTGCGTTCTGAGCGCGGTGAGCTATATCACCTGCGCGCAACCCGGCAAATCAGTAACGAGACCTTGCAGAAACTGCTGCATGACCTCGACCTGCTGGAAGCGTTGTTGATTGAAGATGCGTAG
- a CDS encoding ABC transporter substrate-binding protein, giving the protein MMNKIASGVIASLLLSCTSVWAQQPVELRMSWWGGNSRHQATLKALEAFEKTHPDIKVKAEYTGWDGHLSRLTTQMASGTEPDVMQTNWPWLIIFSKNGEGYYDLNKLKDQLDLSQYQAKDLQSTTVKGKLNGLPISVNAPVFYYNDATWKKAGLSYPKTWDEFFAAGKTFQQKLGNNYYPYSMVDQDVILLLNAYMMQKYQKPMFDSSGKFTWSEEQWAEAFNFVKRLSDDHILPSPKTLSSYGKGNLYEMKPWIAGEWGGLFTWNITIRMFANNMTPPAKLVLGDYVMQPGSDESGVYFKTAQMFSVAKSTKHPKEAAILVNFLLNDPQSVEALGLERGIPLSKAAETLLTEKGVIDPADPVVAGLRQAQSLHTTAVATPYIEDLQVIDQFTSAREKLDQGKLTTTQVAAEFRQQVERIVRRLNR; this is encoded by the coding sequence ATAATGAATAAAATCGCGTCAGGTGTTATCGCATCACTGTTACTTTCCTGTACCTCTGTCTGGGCGCAGCAGCCCGTTGAATTACGCATGTCATGGTGGGGAGGCAACAGCCGCCACCAGGCGACCCTGAAGGCACTGGAGGCCTTTGAAAAGACCCATCCTGATATCAAAGTGAAGGCCGAATATACCGGCTGGGACGGACACCTCTCGCGCCTGACGACCCAAATGGCCAGCGGCACCGAGCCTGACGTTATGCAGACCAACTGGCCGTGGCTGATTATTTTCTCCAAAAATGGCGAAGGTTATTACGATCTCAATAAGCTCAAAGACCAGCTCGATTTAAGCCAATATCAGGCCAAAGATCTGCAATCGACCACCGTTAAAGGCAAGCTAAACGGCCTGCCGATTTCGGTCAACGCACCGGTGTTTTACTACAACGACGCCACCTGGAAAAAAGCCGGGCTGTCCTATCCGAAAACCTGGGATGAGTTCTTTGCCGCCGGGAAAACGTTCCAGCAAAAATTGGGCAACAATTACTACCCGTACAGCATGGTCGATCAGGACGTGATTTTGCTGCTCAACGCCTACATGATGCAGAAATATCAAAAACCGATGTTCGACAGCAGCGGTAAATTTACCTGGAGCGAGGAGCAGTGGGCCGAAGCGTTCAATTTTGTGAAGCGCCTGAGCGACGACCATATTCTTCCGTCGCCGAAAACACTCTCTTCTTACGGCAAAGGCAATCTGTATGAGATGAAACCGTGGATAGCGGGCGAATGGGGCGGGCTGTTTACGTGGAATATCACCATCCGCATGTTCGCTAACAATATGACGCCACCAGCCAAACTGGTGCTGGGCGACTACGTGATGCAACCGGGGTCAGATGAGTCGGGCGTGTACTTTAAAACGGCACAGATGTTCTCGGTGGCAAAATCCACTAAACACCCGAAAGAGGCGGCGATCCTGGTCAACTTCCTGCTAAACGACCCGCAGTCGGTTGAGGCGTTAGGGCTGGAGCGCGGTATTCCGTTGAGTAAAGCAGCAGAGACGCTGCTTACCGAGAAGGGCGTGATAGACCCGGCCGATCCGGTGGTTGCTGGGTTAAGACAGGCGCAGTCGCTGCATACCACCGCCGTGGCGACGCCGTATATTGAAGATTTACAGGTTATCGATCAATTTACCTCAGCCCGCGAAAAGCTCGATCAGGGTAAGCTGACAACCACGCAGGTCGCCGCAGAATTCCGTCAGCAGGTGGAGCGGATTGTGCGACGGTTGAACCGGTAA
- a CDS encoding DUF485 domain-containing protein, which yields MNDQICQQIEGSAHFRELVQKRQRLATFLSLIMLVVYVGFILLIAFAPGWLGTPLHAGTSVTRGIPIGIGIIVISFILTGIYVWRANSEFDRLNKAVLREVKAS from the coding sequence ATGAATGATCAAATTTGTCAGCAGATAGAAGGTAGTGCGCATTTCAGGGAACTGGTTCAAAAACGGCAACGGCTTGCCACCTTCTTATCGCTGATTATGTTAGTGGTTTACGTCGGCTTCATCTTGCTCATCGCTTTTGCCCCAGGCTGGCTTGGCACGCCGCTGCATGCGGGTACCAGCGTCACGCGCGGCATTCCTATTGGGATCGGCATTATCGTTATCTCCTTTATCCTGACCGGTATTTACGTCTGGCGGGCGAACAGCGAATTTGACCGTTTGAACAAGGCCGTACTGCGCGAGGTAAAAGCATCATGA
- a CDS encoding LrgB family protein: MTNFQLSVACLVITLVLYFANKRLYRRFRKLPLMPLVLTPVLLVLLLVFGHISYQNYMGEAHWLLWLLGPATIAFAVPVYDNLAIIKRHWMSLSAGVVTATVVAVTSSVWLARLFTLPDEIQRSLAVRSITTPFALAAAKSLGGQPELVALFVVVTGVFGMAIGDVLFLRLAIREGMAKGAGFGAASHGAGTARSYELGPQEGVVASLVMMLSGVVMVLVAPMVGWLMF; encoded by the coding sequence ATGACTAATTTTCAACTGAGCGTCGCGTGTCTGGTGATTACGTTGGTGCTCTACTTTGCCAATAAACGCCTGTATCGCCGCTTTCGTAAATTGCCGCTGATGCCGCTGGTTTTGACCCCGGTGCTGCTGGTCTTACTGCTGGTGTTTGGCCATATTTCCTATCAAAACTACATGGGGGAAGCGCACTGGCTGCTGTGGCTGCTGGGCCCGGCGACCATCGCCTTTGCGGTGCCGGTGTATGACAATCTGGCCATCATTAAGCGTCACTGGATGTCGCTTTCTGCGGGCGTGGTGACGGCAACGGTGGTGGCGGTCACCAGTTCGGTCTGGCTGGCGCGGTTGTTCACGCTGCCCGATGAGATTCAACGTAGTCTGGCGGTACGCTCCATCACCACGCCGTTTGCGCTGGCGGCGGCGAAATCACTCGGCGGTCAGCCGGAGCTGGTGGCGCTGTTCGTGGTAGTGACCGGGGTGTTTGGTATGGCGATTGGTGACGTGCTGTTTTTACGCCTGGCGATTCGTGAAGGGATGGCAAAAGGCGCGGGCTTTGGCGCGGCGTCACACGGTGCTGGAACCGCGCGCTCCTACGAGCTGGGCCCGCAGGAAGGCGTCGTTGCTAGCCTTGTGATGATGCTCTCCGGCGTGGTGATGGTGCTGGTTGCGCCGATGGTTGGCTGGCTGATGTTCTGA
- the actP gene encoding cation/acetate symporter ActP: MKKVLTALAATLPFAANAADAISGHVERQPTNWQAIIMFLIFVLLTLYITYWASKRVRSRNDYYTAGGNITGFQNGLAIAGDFMSAASFLGISALVYTSGYDGLIYSLGFLVGWPIILFLIAERLRNLGRYTFADVASYRLKQGPIRMLSACGSLVVVALYLIAQMVGAGKLIELLFGLNYHVAVVLVGVLMVMYVLFGGMLATTWVQIIKAVLLLFGASFMAFMVMKHVGFSFNNLFTEAMAVHPKGAAIMSPGGLVKDPISALSLGLGLMFGTAGLPHILMRFFTVSDAKEARKSVFYATGFMGYFYILTFIIGFGAIMLVGANPAFKDAAGALIGGNNMAAVHLADAVGGNLFLGFISAVAFATILAVVAGLTLAGASAVSHDLYANVFKKGATEREELKVSKITVLVLGVVAILLGILFENQNIAFMVGLAFSIAASCNFPIILLSMYWSKLTTRGAMIGGWLGLLTAVILMILGPTIWVTILGHEKAVFPYEYPALFSIAIAFIGIWFFSATDNSEAGNLERNQFRAQFIRSQTGLGIDEGRAH, translated from the coding sequence ATGAAGAAAGTCCTGACGGCGCTCGCCGCCACACTTCCTTTCGCGGCCAACGCCGCAGACGCTATCAGCGGCCACGTCGAGCGCCAACCGACCAACTGGCAGGCGATTATCATGTTCCTGATTTTCGTCCTCCTGACGCTCTACATCACCTACTGGGCGTCAAAACGTGTTCGTTCCCGTAATGATTACTACACTGCGGGCGGCAACATTACCGGTTTCCAGAACGGGCTGGCGATTGCCGGTGACTTTATGTCGGCGGCATCGTTCCTTGGGATCTCCGCGCTGGTTTATACCTCCGGCTACGATGGTCTGATTTACTCGCTCGGTTTCCTCGTCGGCTGGCCAATCATTCTGTTCTTGATCGCCGAACGTCTGCGTAACCTCGGCCGCTACACCTTTGCCGACGTGGCGTCCTACCGCCTCAAGCAAGGGCCAATCCGTATGCTCTCTGCCTGCGGCTCTCTGGTGGTGGTAGCGCTGTATTTGATCGCTCAGATGGTGGGCGCAGGGAAACTTATCGAATTGCTGTTCGGCCTGAACTACCACGTCGCCGTGGTACTGGTGGGTGTGCTGATGGTGATGTACGTGCTGTTTGGCGGCATGCTCGCCACCACGTGGGTACAGATTATCAAAGCCGTCCTGCTGCTGTTCGGCGCCAGTTTTATGGCCTTTATGGTGATGAAGCACGTCGGCTTTAGCTTCAATAATTTGTTCACCGAAGCCATGGCGGTGCACCCGAAAGGGGCGGCGATTATGAGTCCGGGCGGGCTTGTGAAAGACCCGATATCCGCGCTGTCGCTGGGGCTGGGCTTGATGTTCGGTACCGCCGGTCTGCCGCATATTCTGATGCGTTTCTTCACCGTAAGCGATGCCAAAGAAGCGCGTAAGAGCGTGTTCTATGCCACCGGTTTTATGGGTTACTTCTACATTCTGACCTTTATCATCGGCTTCGGCGCCATCATGCTGGTCGGTGCAAACCCGGCGTTTAAAGACGCGGCGGGTGCGCTTATTGGCGGTAACAACATGGCGGCGGTGCATCTGGCTGACGCGGTTGGCGGTAACCTATTCCTCGGCTTTATTTCGGCGGTCGCTTTCGCCACCATTCTGGCGGTGGTCGCCGGTCTGACGCTGGCAGGCGCTTCGGCGGTCTCTCATGACCTGTACGCTAACGTCTTTAAGAAGGGCGCAACCGAGCGCGAAGAGCTGAAAGTCTCGAAGATTACGGTTCTGGTATTGGGTGTGGTAGCGATTCTGCTGGGTATTTTGTTTGAGAATCAGAATATTGCGTTCATGGTTGGCCTAGCGTTCTCTATCGCAGCAAGCTGCAACTTCCCTATCATTCTGCTTTCCATGTACTGGTCGAAACTGACCACCCGTGGCGCAATGATTGGCGGCTGGCTGGGGCTGTTGACGGCAGTGATTCTGATGATCCTTGGCCCAACCATTTGGGTGACGATCTTAGGTCACGAAAAAGCGGTCTTCCCGTATGAATATCCGGCGCTGTTCTCGATTGCCATCGCCTTTATCGGTATCTGGTTCTTCTCAGCCACCGATAACTCCGAAGCGGGCAACCTCGAACGCAACCAGTTCCGCGCGCAGTTTATCCGCTCGCAAACCGGTCTGGGCATCGATGAAGGTCGTGCACACTAA
- a CDS encoding CidA/LrgA family protein gives MAEALGRVVPSVLNRLQVPVQVLLYAGLFVFAEYLVSWWNLPLPANLVGMVLLLALIVCHIVPLKWVRAGSRWLLAEMLLFFVPAVVAVVNYAQLLMIDGWRIFLVIALSTMMVLGSTAWVVDKVYRFEMKRMRHD, from the coding sequence ATGGCTGAGGCCTTAGGGCGCGTAGTGCCCTCCGTTTTAAACCGTTTGCAGGTCCCGGTACAGGTACTGCTGTACGCTGGACTGTTTGTTTTTGCTGAGTATTTAGTAAGTTGGTGGAATCTGCCGCTGCCTGCCAATCTGGTCGGCATGGTGCTGCTACTGGCGCTGATCGTCTGTCACATTGTTCCGCTGAAATGGGTGCGCGCCGGGTCGCGCTGGCTGCTGGCCGAAATGCTGTTGTTCTTTGTCCCGGCGGTGGTGGCGGTAGTGAACTACGCGCAGCTGCTGATGATTGACGGCTGGCGGATTTTCCTGGTGATTGCGCTGAGCACGATGATGGTGCTGGGCTCGACCGCCTGGGTAGTCGACAAGGTGTATCGCTTTGAAATGAAACGGATGCGCCATGACTAA
- a CDS encoding Gfo/Idh/MocA family protein, with protein sequence MKKYALVGTGGRAGLYIAAIGGTWRDNAKMVAFCDTNQTRMNYANTLLQKEGAEPVSTWKAAQFEEMIRETRPDIIIVTTMDRTHDDYIVRALHAGCDVITEKPMTIDEKRALRILDAIEETGHTVRVAFNYRYAPHHSKVRELLMQGVIGNVTSVHFEWLLNTEHGADYFRRWHREKRNSGGLLVHKSTHHFDLMNFWLASYPERVYAEGSLQFYGKENAEKRGASRFYPRTHGFAEAKDDPFALNMADNAQLKALYLDAEHEDNYFRDQSVFSDGITIEDTMSVLVKYQNQVQLTYSLNAYLPWEGLNVVFNGTEGRLEMKIVEKSYVNAGGKRENEGSLEQCDITVFPMFAEPWKAEFNLGEGGHGGGDNAMLADLFGEPGNDPLQRAADHRAGAMSILTGIAGNISMQQQRPVNFKEFELVSRLAKR encoded by the coding sequence ATGAAAAAATATGCTCTGGTCGGAACTGGAGGTCGTGCGGGTTTATATATTGCCGCTATTGGTGGAACCTGGCGTGATAACGCCAAAATGGTCGCGTTTTGCGACACCAACCAGACGCGTATGAATTACGCCAATACGCTGCTGCAAAAAGAAGGCGCGGAGCCGGTCTCCACCTGGAAAGCGGCGCAGTTTGAAGAGATGATCCGCGAGACTCGCCCGGATATCATCATCGTTACCACCATGGACCGCACCCACGATGACTACATTGTCCGGGCGCTGCATGCGGGCTGTGATGTGATCACCGAAAAACCGATGACCATCGATGAGAAGCGCGCGCTGCGTATTCTCGACGCCATCGAAGAGACCGGGCACACCGTGCGCGTGGCCTTTAACTATCGCTATGCGCCGCACCACAGTAAAGTGCGCGAACTGCTGATGCAGGGCGTGATTGGCAACGTCACTTCCGTTCACTTTGAATGGCTGCTCAACACCGAGCACGGCGCAGATTATTTCCGTCGCTGGCACCGTGAAAAACGCAACAGCGGTGGCCTGCTGGTACACAAATCCACCCACCACTTCGACCTGATGAACTTCTGGCTGGCAAGCTATCCGGAGCGCGTTTACGCCGAAGGCAGCCTGCAATTCTACGGCAAAGAGAATGCCGAGAAGCGCGGCGCTTCCCGGTTCTACCCGCGCACCCACGGTTTTGCCGAAGCGAAAGACGATCCGTTTGCGCTGAATATGGCAGACAACGCGCAGCTAAAAGCGCTGTATCTCGACGCCGAGCATGAAGATAACTACTTCCGCGATCAGAGCGTGTTTAGCGACGGCATTACCATCGAAGACACCATGTCGGTGCTGGTGAAGTACCAGAATCAGGTGCAGCTCACCTACTCGCTCAATGCTTACCTGCCGTGGGAAGGGCTGAACGTGGTATTTAACGGTACTGAAGGCCGCCTGGAGATGAAAATCGTCGAGAAGTCCTACGTCAACGCCGGGGGCAAACGCGAAAACGAAGGCAGCCTGGAGCAGTGCGATATCACCGTGTTCCCGATGTTTGCCGAACCATGGAAAGCGGAATTCAACCTTGGTGAAGGCGGCCACGGCGGTGGCGATAACGCCATGCTGGCAGACCTGTTTGGCGAGCCGGGCAACGATCCGTTGCAGCGGGCGGCCGACCATCGTGCAGGCGCAATGTCTATCCTCACCGGCATTGCGGGCAATATCTCAATGCAGCAGCAGCGCCCGGTGAACTTTAAGGAATTTGAACTGGTTTCCCGCCTGGCGAAACGCTAA
- a CDS encoding LysR family transcriptional regulator: MDIRTLRYFVEVVRQQSFTRAAEKLFVTQPTISKMLKNLEDELNCTLLIRDGRKLLMTDTGQVVFERGLAILDEFRQLEAELSDINHLNKGVLRLGIPPMVGMLMAGPISLFRQRYPGVELKISEFGGLTVQQAVMNGELDLAMTALPVEDEEALTTRLLFSHPLCVLVPRSGEWLEQTSVSPEQLAAHPLLIYNEDFALSRQLMQLFAHHDVKPRIAVRSGQWDFLAAMVQAGVGVAILPEPICRRLDEKTLRWLPLESELRWQLGMIWREGVYLSHSAQAWLKCCEGFALPE; encoded by the coding sequence ATGGACATAAGAACGCTGCGCTACTTTGTCGAAGTGGTTCGTCAACAGAGCTTTACCCGCGCAGCGGAGAAGCTTTTCGTGACGCAACCAACCATCAGCAAGATGCTCAAAAATCTGGAAGATGAACTGAATTGCACCCTGCTTATCCGCGACGGTCGTAAGCTGTTGATGACCGATACCGGGCAGGTGGTGTTCGAGCGCGGGCTGGCGATTCTGGATGAATTTCGGCAACTGGAAGCTGAGCTTAGCGATATCAATCATCTCAACAAAGGCGTGCTGCGGCTGGGGATCCCGCCGATGGTCGGCATGCTGATGGCTGGGCCGATTAGTCTGTTTCGCCAGCGCTATCCTGGCGTTGAGCTCAAAATATCTGAATTTGGCGGCCTGACCGTGCAGCAAGCAGTGATGAATGGCGAGCTGGATTTAGCGATGACCGCATTGCCGGTGGAAGACGAAGAAGCGCTCACCACCCGCCTGCTGTTTAGCCACCCGCTGTGCGTGCTGGTGCCGCGCTCCGGCGAATGGCTTGAGCAAACCTCAGTCTCACCAGAGCAGCTAGCCGCGCATCCGCTGCTGATTTATAACGAAGATTTTGCCCTAAGCCGCCAGTTGATGCAGCTTTTCGCTCACCACGATGTCAAGCCACGGATTGCGGTACGCAGCGGACAGTGGGATTTTCTCGCCGCCATGGTGCAGGCGGGTGTTGGCGTAGCAATTTTGCCGGAACCGATTTGTCGTCGTCTGGATGAAAAAACGCTGCGCTGGCTGCCGCTGGAAAGCGAGCTGCGCTGGCAGTTGGGGATGATTTGGCGGGAAGGGGTGTATTTGTCGCACAGCGCCCAGGCGTGGCTGAAGTGCTGCGAAGGCTTTGCGTTGCCGGAGTAG
- the acs gene encoding acetate--CoA ligase: MSQIHKHSIPANIAEHCLINPEQYLTKYQQSVTQPDAFWGEEGKILDWMQPYTKVKNTSFAPGNISIKWYEDGTLNLAANCLDRHLQERGDQTAIIWEGDDATQSKHITYRELHRDVCRFANTLLSLGVKKGDVVAIYMPMVPEAAVAMLACARIGAIHSVIFGGFSPEAVAGRIIDSNSRLVITSDEGVRAGRNVPLKKNVDDALKNPNVKTIENVVVLKRTGGKIDWQEGRDLWWHDLQEQASDQHQPEEMNAEDPLFILYTSGSTGKPKGVLHTTGGYLVYAATTFKYVFDYHPGDIYWCTADVGWVTGHSYLLYGPLACGATTLMFEGVPNWPTPARMCQVVDKHKVNILYTAPTAIRALMAEGDKATAGTNRSSLRILGSVGEPINPEAWEWYWRQIGNEKCPVMDTWWQTETGGFMITPLPGAIELKAGSASRPFFGVQPALVDNEGHPQEGATEGNLVITDSWPGQARTLFGDHERFEQTYFSTFQNMYFSGDGARRDEDGYYWITGRVDDVLNVSGHRLGTAEIESALVSHPKIAEAAVVGIPHNIKGQAIYAYVTLNHGEEPTPALYTEVRNWVRKEIGPLATPDVLHWTDSLPKTRSGKIMRRILRKIAAGDTSNLGDTSTLADPGVVDKLLEEKQSIAMPS, encoded by the coding sequence ATGAGCCAAATTCACAAACACTCTATTCCTGCAAATATTGCAGAACACTGCCTGATAAATCCGGAACAATATCTGACCAAATACCAACAGTCGGTCACCCAACCAGATGCCTTCTGGGGTGAAGAGGGAAAAATCCTCGACTGGATGCAACCTTATACCAAGGTGAAAAACACCTCCTTTGCGCCTGGCAACATCTCCATTAAATGGTATGAAGATGGCACCCTGAACCTGGCGGCAAACTGCCTTGATCGCCACTTACAAGAGCGTGGCGATCAGACGGCGATTATCTGGGAAGGCGACGACGCCACCCAAAGCAAACATATTACCTATCGCGAACTGCATCGCGACGTCTGCCGTTTCGCCAATACTCTGCTGTCGCTGGGCGTGAAGAAAGGCGACGTGGTGGCGATCTATATGCCGATGGTGCCAGAAGCGGCCGTTGCCATGCTGGCCTGCGCCCGCATTGGTGCAATCCATTCGGTCATCTTTGGCGGCTTCTCCCCGGAAGCCGTGGCCGGGCGTATCATCGACTCCAATTCCCGTCTGGTGATCACCTCTGACGAAGGCGTGCGCGCCGGGCGTAACGTTCCACTGAAGAAAAACGTCGACGATGCGCTGAAAAACCCGAACGTCAAAACCATCGAAAACGTGGTTGTCCTCAAGCGCACCGGCGGAAAAATCGACTGGCAGGAAGGCCGCGACCTGTGGTGGCATGACCTGCAAGAGCAAGCCTCCGACCAGCATCAGCCGGAAGAGATGAATGCGGAAGACCCGCTATTTATCCTTTATACCTCCGGCTCCACTGGCAAGCCTAAGGGCGTACTGCACACCACTGGCGGTTATCTGGTGTATGCCGCGACCACCTTTAAGTATGTTTTCGACTACCATCCAGGCGACATCTACTGGTGTACTGCCGATGTGGGCTGGGTCACCGGTCACAGTTACCTGCTGTACGGCCCGCTGGCCTGCGGCGCAACCACGCTGATGTTTGAAGGCGTACCGAACTGGCCAACGCCTGCGCGTATGTGTCAGGTGGTTGATAAACATAAAGTTAACATTCTCTACACCGCGCCAACGGCCATCCGTGCGCTGATGGCGGAAGGCGATAAAGCCACCGCCGGAACCAATCGTTCCTCCCTGCGTATCCTGGGCTCCGTCGGTGAGCCGATTAACCCGGAAGCGTGGGAATGGTACTGGCGTCAAATCGGCAACGAAAAATGCCCGGTAATGGACACCTGGTGGCAAACCGAAACCGGTGGTTTTATGATCACCCCGCTACCGGGCGCTATCGAACTGAAAGCCGGTTCCGCCAGCCGTCCATTCTTTGGCGTGCAGCCTGCGCTGGTGGATAACGAAGGTCATCCTCAGGAAGGCGCTACCGAAGGCAACTTGGTGATCACCGACTCCTGGCCGGGGCAGGCACGTACGCTGTTTGGCGATCACGAACGCTTTGAACAGACCTACTTTTCCACCTTCCAGAATATGTATTTCAGCGGCGACGGCGCGCGTCGGGATGAAGACGGCTATTACTGGATTACCGGTCGTGTCGATGACGTGCTGAACGTTTCCGGTCACCGCTTAGGGACCGCAGAAATCGAATCGGCACTGGTATCGCATCCGAAGATTGCCGAAGCCGCAGTTGTCGGTATCCCACACAACATTAAAGGCCAGGCGATTTACGCCTACGTCACCCTGAACCACGGCGAAGAGCCAACCCCTGCGCTGTACACCGAAGTTCGCAACTGGGTGCGCAAAGAGATTGGCCCGCTGGCGACGCCGGACGTACTGCACTGGACTGATTCCCTGCCGAAAACCCGTTCAGGCAAAATTATGCGCCGTATTCTGCGCAAGATTGCCGCGGGCGATACCAGTAACCTGGGCGATACCTCAACGCTCGCCGATCCGGGTGTGGTGGATAAACTGCTGGAAGAGAAGCAGTCCATCGCCATGCCGTCATAA